The Mustela nigripes isolate SB6536 chromosome 6, MUSNIG.SB6536, whole genome shotgun sequence DNA window ATAAATATTGTAATTCAGTTTTTTCaccaaaaattaagaaaataagaatataataagCTCTAGTGTGGTTACTGGTAGCCTTTCAATGGCTACTGGTGGCTTTAAAACTTAAGGCTCTAAAATGGTCAAAATGCAAACAACGGACTCAGGATGAGATCCAGAACAGATaaagtaggaaaagagaaaaatgcatctgATCGTTTTTAAGGATGCTGGGCACCAAATTTGAAACTGTAAAAGATTCACCAGTCCAAGAATACATGTGCTAACATGGAAAGGCtggaataaatacaaataatcttAATGCTGTTTTTTTAAGGGCTTTAGAGTTGTTTCCAATCTCCTTTGCTAGTTATTGCCATTTAGCACCTTTACACAGAAATCTTAAATTACTCATTTGTCTTAAGTTACATTGCCTAGTAGAGCAGTATTAAAGTGTTAATTGATAACAGTCTGATAACTGATGTCTCCAACAATCTGGTTGGGAAGACAGGAACCAGATAATTATCACCCAGTCAATAATCACTGGAATTCATATTGTCCTGAGGGAAGGACCCTTCTGCACTAAATGCTATGGGGGTACTTTTCAGAGCGAAGGCTGtatatggggggagggggggggttgttttttcaaaaatgatttttgcAAAATCCAAGATGGAATTTAACACTCACCAAACGAAGAGTCTTGTTCTTTTCTGTCTTACTGCCACAAGCCAAAGTCAAGCTAACTCCCCGGAAAGAGAGGCTCGCTAGCCACTATAGTAAGTACACATCTGATTCCAAACGCTGGAGGCTGTTAACACTAGGTCAGGAAGTGGAATACTGAATAGGAAAGCGTCGCGTCTACCCGGGGTCTCAGCAAGCTCCCACAGCCCCTCCTTTTCAAGTAGAGACTAGATAGCTCAGTATGCAGTTCTAGGAGAAATACGGCGATGGATATCAAACTTTCCTTTGCAAAGGCCGTTTCTGGAAATAACACGTTCCCCACTGGCAAGTGCAGATCAGTAGCCTAGAGAAAACAGCTCTTGATAGGAACCTGGCCTTTTGGAATagaaggggagaagggacagCAAAGCAGCGGGGCGGAAAAGCCGTGTACCCTTAACAAGATTTGGGAGGCAAATATTAGGAAAgcggaaaaaaagaaaaaagaaagaaaacaccatttGTTTCTCCAAGCTGTCCTTTTCCTGAACGCTGTTCGTAAAATAGTCCTTTTCCTAAAGCTCTCCCGGAGAATCCCTCACTAAAGCTTTATTTCATTCCGTCATGAAGTGTCCGTTCCCAAATCgaagtaaatctttaaataaatgaggCTCCGGAACTTACCGTGATGATTCTTCACGAACATAGTTAGAGGTGGGGAAATGAACAGCCTCCCTGAAACGCCCACCCTCTGCAGACAGGCCCGAGAATTAACTAATCAGAAGTGGACGGAAAGTGGGGATTCCAGAAAGGCGACCTGACACATCCCAGTGATCCTCTCTTGAACGCGACCCCCAACTCATCAGGCGTCCAAAATGGTTACCAAGAGGGATTGGGTCGGTGGGGGAACCGAATGAAAACCCACTGCCACCCTCGCCCGGGTCGCTCGCTGTGTTGGGAGaaatggggcagggagggagagcaccGCTCCCGAGCCTCCTCGGCGTGCTTGATCCCCTCTCCGCGTCCCTCTACCCCCGCCCCTACCCCGACCGCCCGCGAGGGAGAAGCCGGGCGCCCAGCCAGCACCCGCTCTCACCTCGCGCCTTCCCGCGAGCCCCCTACGGCCCCCGACCCCCGAAGAGGGGAGGGCTTCGGCGCCCCGGGTCCTCCAGCTGCCGCGGGGTCCCCAGCGCCGGCGGGGGGCGGGAGACGCGGCTCGCACCTACCTGCAGCCCGGCTTCCTGGTGGCGGCAACACCTAGCGATGGTCCTGCAGCTTCCGCGGGCCGGCGCCAGCCTTATCGCGCTTGCATCGCTTCCGAGATGCCAATCCGCCGTTGCCGTTCTGGGGCATAGGGAACCCAAGTCTGGCGGTGTGTGCTCGTGGAGGGCGTGTGAGTGGGGCCCTGAgcgcgcgtgtgtgcgcgcgcgtgtttCCTCCTCCGATCGCAAAGAGGGTTCAGGAATCTCTTGCCATCCAAACTGGAGTCCCCTGAGAGCGGGTGCAAGGGGGAGCGCCCGCGCCTCGGCTCTCTTCCTCCGCTCTCTATTCCACCGTGTCAAAGTAATCAAAAGATGTGTTCACCGAGGCAAAGCCGAAGTCCCGCAGCCCTGGCCTGCGCCCGCGGTCGCCCGCGGTCCTCGTCGGAGGCGCGGGGCGCGCTCGGCTCCCCCGACTGCGAGGATCGAGGCGGTCTTGCAGCAATTACCTGCCTTACTCCATATCTGATTTGTTTGCTTTGAACGCCGAGTCAAGACTTTTCCTCTCGCCTCACGTCGTCTCCCcctctcacgcacacacacacatcctccgGCCCCCTCTCCCGCCCTCCCTTTGGCTCTCGGGGGAAAGGCAATTGGACGGAACGATTCACCTTCAGGAAAGCAGTCTCTGCCACGTACTTCTCCCGTTCCCCGGCTCTCCCAGGTCCCAGGTCTCCAAGGTGGAGGAGTCGCAGGGGAGGTTCGGGGCAGCAAGGCGGGGAGGCTCTGCGCTCGGCCGTCCTCCGCCCTCAAGACGTCAGCTTCCTCGGATCAGGTGCCCCTTGTTCCCGCTTTTAGCAACTCGGTCCCAGCTGCTGCCCTTTCGGAGACTTGGCGCCCGGTCCACTTAGCAGCAACCCCTAGCCAGCTGCAGCCCCTCAATCCCGCCTCGAAGTGCTTCGGGCAGAGCCCCACGCAGCCCAGCCGTTGGCCCCCTAGGCATCGTGggctggaaggaagggaaatccGCCGCTGTCCCCTGTCCCCAGACGCTGCCACCGTCACCACCGAGAAGGTGCGAGTTCCAAAATCAAACACAAGCAAGCAGGTGTTGCCTGTCTCACTTCGCTAAAGgcgggaggaagagagaagggacgGAGGAGGGGGGCCCAGGAAAGAAATCCGGAtgaccagaaggaaaaaaaaaaaaaaaaaaaaagtagtgggtTTAGTAATCCAAACCTCCTCTCCGTCTCTCACCCCAGGCGCTGCACTGGCAAAAGACACCGGTGGTGTCTTTTAGAAAGTCACCGTAAAGGGCAGAACCCCCTGTTCCGCCCAGACCTTTTATTCCAACCAGCCGGGCTGTCCCGGGAGCACGGAGTGAGGGCCTCCTTGTATAACGCAAGGAGCACGCAGGGAGAAAATAGGTCCCGACACTCCGGGGTGAGTGAAGCAGTAAAATGGGATAGCAGAACCCGGTTACGTCGCCTCCCTCCGTCTCTCCCAACAGCCTGTTCTCGGATGCTGCTAAGAGCAAACTGCGGTCCTgcagaaaaaggaagagactgTAAAAGATGAGAGGGCGGCAATCGGTGTAAAAGCTGGACTATGTCTCCCTCTAGAGGGAGAATCGTGTTAGAGAACTTCCCTGGAGGTAAGTAGGACTCCAGTTTCTccacaaacaaaaagaaaccggTATCTGGTTTCGGaagaattttgcatttttattaaattccaacCTCTAATGGATTTAGAGAGAGAATTTGCAGAGCCGCCCTATGCAAGCAGAGTCCTTACTAAAGGAACGTCCTGATATTTACAGAAATTTAATAGCAAAGACCCTGGAAGTTCATGTCCTTACAGGTTTGGTCAAATTGGGTGTTGGTTTAAGCTGTATGCATATGAACTCAAAGGAACGGTCTTCTTAGGCTCACTTTGATCAAGTTTGGTCATGAGCAGAACCTTAATCTAATGATtagaacattgtttttaaaagcataagTAGTGAtaatagatttagaaaaaaaaatctgaagcgAAAAAATAGGATGCTAATCAGTGAAATCTTACAAGGCCCTTACAAACTAAGGATatctcaaagattttgttttggaGCCAATATGTATCCTCTTATTCAACAGACTGGTAATTTCCAAGGTGACTAAattccttccagctctaaaagtttgtgtttttataaattcACTGAAACCTTTGACAAACCAGATATCACATGCTCCCTCCACCAGCTATAAAATCAAAGTAACACTAGTCACCATATATACAAACAAATATggaatatatgttttatatgttatcTTAACATGCTTTGAAATGCCAacatattttatatctaaaaGGCATCAAGTAATTTAGGTCAGCGTGTCCcagattttatgttttgttaCTTTGCTGATGTTCAAGAGAGGTCCCATTAGTAAGTTTAATATTTAGATCTTGTGAACTTACCATTTGAAAGTTTGCTTTCAAGACGTTTCTGTatgtttaaattataaaatatatactaacatTATGATTAAATTCCTTCCCGTTCACCATTCACTCTGAATTTTTGgagtaattctattttaacttgaaaaatctAACTTAGTGTAAgcttaagaaagagaagaatttacAAGAAAATACCTTAGACTAACAAAGCAGAAGCTAAATCATGTGGGGTTTATTATCTTAGCTAATTGCACTATAGTAGATTTGAATCAGTCTAGCACATGACAATCATTTCAGACCCTCAAATGGTCTCTTTCAAAAGATTCATGTCATGtatcaaagatttttatttcattcttcttaccTAGTAACTTATTTCCCCCAGGGAGCAAAGTTTTCGTTTTAAAACAACTGGCACTGTTTCATTGCAAATCTTACAGTAATTCCGTGTCTGCTATTTTAAGTAGTGGGATAGAATCCAAGCAAAAATGGCATTGGAAACTGGGGCTTTGTGTTGGGAGGAATTAGCCATTTACAAAATCACTTTAGAACATTGTCCTTCGGAGGTAAAATGGCGGGCTCGTGGTGAGCGGCTGTCAggaatgaaaatacatatatgccttgaagaagattttaaaatcGGTTTCTCTTCAAATCATCTTCTTTCATACCACCCAATAAGGATTTTGATTCACCATGGCGTTAGCAGCAGTAAAATGGGTGATATCAAATAGAACTCTCTGGAAACATTTATTTCCAATTCAAAACGGAGCTTTATATTGTGTTTATCATAAATCTACATATTCTCCTCTACCAGATGACTATAATTGCAAAGTAGAGCTTGCTTTGACATCTGATGGCAGGACAATAGTGTGCTACCACCCTTCTGTGGACATTCCATATGAACATACCCAACCTATCCCTCGGCCAGATCCTCTGCATAATAATGAAGAAACACATGACCAAGTGCTGAAAACcagattagaaggaaaaaatgagcacTTGGAGCAAGGACCCATGATAGAACAACTTAGCAAAATGTTCTTTACTACTAAGCACCGTTGGTATCCTCGTGGACAGTATCATAGACATCATAGGAAACTGGATCCTCCAAAAGACAGATGATACTGAGGTTTTCAGGAATCGAAAAGATGTTATCTTGTGTCTCATTTGCCTTTTCAGAAAATACATTGAGTATATTCACTAACGTGTTATATAGCAAAATGATAGTAAAATGtgttcatatattaaaaaaaaaacattggccttccctccccacaaaaaattaaaagcttacgTCATAATGCTTCTAGTTTCTAATTCATTAGCCCTGTGTGGTTGTAGGAAAATCTATAGTGTCATCGTTttgttaaaactattttttttgctaaaatgtCTGACATTTtcagagtgcctgagtggctcagtgggttaagcctctgcctttgacctaggttatgatctcagggtcctaggatcgagccctgtgtcgggatctctgctcagtggggagcctatttcctcctctctttccacttgcctctctgcctacttgtatctctctgtcaaataaaaaagatcttttttaaaaagtctgacaTTTTCATCCTTGTTTTCCTAATTCAACATCTTcttataaaaatatgataaaagtaaagagaaaaatgtatacattaattGCAAAATACAACAGAGAATTTCTTATCCAGAGTCCTCTGATGCTGAAATTCTCTCACAACATTTGCACTACTTGTCAGTATGCAGATAATTCCTAATGATTTTTCAGATCAAGGTATTCTTATTTCTAGCACCTCCTAGACTTTAAAACCAAATCTTTGGTTTTCTCTCCAAAACCAAGTAGCAAATACCTCCCCAGTTTAGTAGAAATCTTGAGACGATGCCTCTTATCTATTTGTTTAAACTGCCCCTTTCCTCCTGTGAAAGTAGTAAACAGTAATTGCTTGGAATGCTGAACTCCACTATTCGTAACTATGTGTAGCTCTTCATATTGTGAGGGATTATTAAAATGTCACTTGGGGGCACTTTAACCTTTCTGCCAGGGCTTTAGTATGTGATCCCAAATCTTTATCTCAAGACCTCACAACATCCCATAAAACATGATAAACCCTCattatacatactttttaaacTGAGACTTAATTTCACTATCatgaaatggcagagctgggattcaaaccaaATCTACCTAAATCCGAAGACAGTTTTGGAGTTTGGTTTGCTGTGGTCTGGGCTTTGATTTTCCTCTACCCTCCCGAGCACCATTACTAAAACATGTCACCTCCTGTgttagagagaaataaaaagtcatttggaCCCAGATGCAGAAACACCTTAGCTGAAGCTCTTGGGTTCATGAATAAGAATAGAAAGAAGtggtgggaaagagaagaaaaattagcaCCAGTTCTCTCCAGTACTCTGCCAGGCTCTAGGATATGAAGACAAATAAACACAAAGTTCTAATTCCTAGTGCACAAGTGGACAGGAGTGTCCCATACAAACCACTCACTAGTGcttgtgtcttgttttgtttctttggtgttaaccacttatttttttttctttttcaataatgcTCATCTTTTCAGCGTTTTCATCTAATTAGGTGAACAGAAGGAAGCCCAAAATCCATTGCATATAACCTAAGGTAACATGTGCATGTTATTAACTTTCAGAATCCCCATCACCTAGCGTAGGACCCAACACAACAAATAACTCTTGAAATACTTTGTGCTCAGTAATCAGGACACCAAGGATCAGATAAGCAGACAGACACTGTAGAAATACAGCAAGAGAACTACTCCCTGGCATGGTGGGAGAAAGAACCCAGGAGGCGAAACTGTCCTATATGTAGGAAGTAGGCAAATAAAATAAACCGCTTCACAATGTAGTGACTTAAAGAACAAATGttcactgggatgcctgggtgactcagtcagttaagcatctgcctttagctcagctcatgatcccagggtcctgggatcaagccctatattgggctccttgctcagtagggagtctatttctccctcttcttgccactccccctgcttgtgcgtgcactctctctctccctctgacaaataaacaaatcaaaatcttaatttaaaaaaaaagagcaaatatttatttagttcacaTTTCTTTGGCTTTGCGGTTtgggctgaggtcagagagactCAGCTGGGCAGTTCGCTGGGACTCACTCCTGTGTCTGTGGTCAGTGGGCATTCCAGTGCCTCACTCACCTGACAAGTGGCTGACTGTAAACTGGAGTGCCAGGGAGTATCTAGGCCACGTGTCTCTTACCATCTGTAGGCCGGCCTGGCTATTTCATAGGGTGGGAGTCACAGGCTTCTGAGAGTAGCGATGGGGGAAGCGCCTTCCAAGTCTTAGCTTGCATCATGTTTGTTACATCTCCTTGGCAAAGCAGTTCATCAGGCCAGCCCAGACTcaaggggtaaaaaaaaagttgccaccCCTCCAAGCTAGAGCTACAGTAACACATTCAAACACCTGGTACAGGGAAGGGAAGaacttgctttcatttttacaatAGAGTGCAGTAAGGACCCCAGAAGGCTAGCATTTCTCACGGTGTCTTCGTCCACTCCTCTTGTGGGTCTTGTGGACTGACCCAAGGAAAGTAGAGTATTCCCAGTACAAAGGACACCTATCTTGAGTCAGAACTAGAAGTCTGGCCAGATTATCAAGTCTCCAGACTTGCTCCCATTATCAGATACAGTCTGTCCAACAGCTTTCACCAATACAATGGAACATGTCTCCGTAATTCTTTCTCCCTAAGAAGCACAAATTTTCCAAGACTTAATCTACTCTCCAGGCAGCCATTGAATTAATTAATCCCAAGGCTTTAATTTACAATTCAGAGTTATCAACACTATTATAAAATCTGACTTGTTCCACTAGAAATCACGAGCAACTTCTACACAGCAGTGACTGATTGCATCGTTGGTGCACATCATCTCTTTTGGCTACTCAGAGACATTGTTTACTTTCTGATTTCTTAACATGTTCCAAAGAGTTGAGATGAAAAATACCTATCATAAATGATTTCCCACACGGGCTTGATTGAAACCATTGGTACCACCACATCTGTAAATAATCTTACTTAGTTAATTCCAACCCACTCATGAAGGCTCAGCATCAGAATTCGCTCATCTAGGAAATCACCTGCCATTCCCTTCTCCTGTGGTAACTGTTTCTCTCATGGGCTCCCAAACACCTGATACTTCTCTCCATTTTCACACTCACTGTATTGTAttataattgacttattttatttttgtattttataaattatccCACACATTAGTAAAGCTGTGTTTCACCTAGTAAAGCTATAGACATGGATGGCTAGATGAGTAACCAATATATTCAACTGATAAGATTTTGGAATAACACAtgatcacatttattttaatatccaaTAATGATGACTTAAAGCTTCCAACCCACTGCTCACATTAATTACATTCATCTAGATATTACATTCGCAAGTGACTTCTGGAAATCTTGACCAATGCCTTCTTcattgctacacacacacacacacacacacaatcaccaGAAACAAGGATCTCAAATGTACTCCTTAAAGTCTGTCTTGTCCTGCTGACCTCCAGAGCCCCACCTACTTGTTTCTATTTCCAACATTCAGCTGTTTTCATGCACAGTTTAACACTAAGCCTCATTTTAGAATGGTAACTAAAGTCTGATTTGCTCCAACAGCTGAACTACAGTGGTTCCTAGGGTGTACGGGTAGTTCCACTTCTCCACAATGCTACACTCAATCGAGGATCAAAGAAAAATAGCCCTAGACTCCAGAAGCCCTAGGTTGTTAGAATCAACTCATTTAACTTACAATCACATAAACCTTTTTTCCCACATTGCTAGAGAAACTAGGTAAAGAAGAGATCCAGCATTAGCTTCATGCTGAGCCCAGTAAGAGCCCTTCCCTTTGACAACTCAGATACTGGTGTTTTCCCAGCTCCCTAGGGTGTAGGTGTCCTCCTCCCTTGTGAACACCGAGGTCAGCCGCAGGGAGGTATGAGGTGAGGTGGGCATTCTtagtctctctgcctgcctggatGCTTGCTGAGcagcagagaccagagagaaaaaaaacccttgGGAGAATCTAACATTTGTTTCCCCAGTAGTGGGGGCAAATGTGAAATTATAAAGAAGTGCCTGCTCCTTGCCTGGAAAATTCTAAAGGTGGGAGGCTGGCTGAAGTGACCAAGAATAGCAGTCCAAAGTAGAGGGATCATGTGATAGTCAAGAGGCAAATCTACTACTTCACAGGTCCAAGACATATTAGTTTTATGGACCAAGAGGTTAATCATAAAAGACAACAAGGcattgggagaaaaataaaacaatgcctTGGTTGCACTTCACAGTTTgtacccatttatttatttatttatttatttatttattttaaatattttatttgtttatttgacagatagagatcacaagtaggcagagaggcaggccgggggctgggggaggaagcaggctccctgctgagcgatggggggtgggtagggagagcccgatgtggggctcaatgcggggctcgatcccaggaccctgggaccatgacctgagccgaaagcagagactttaacccattgagccgcccaggtgctcctgtaCCCATTTGTTAATGAGCTGAACAGTAGATTTTATGAATAGTGGCCTTTTGGACATTTTAGTTCTGGGATATAAGGTAGCAAACAACAATAACCAGCAGCCCTAT harbors:
- the LOC132020799 gene encoding large ribosomal subunit protein mL42-like — encoded protein: MALAAVKWVISNRTLWKHLFPIQNGALYCVYHKSTYSPLPDDYNCKVELALTSDGRTIVCYHPSVDIPYEHTQPIPRPDPLHNNEETHDQVLKTRLEGKNEHLEQGPMIEQLSKMFFTTKHRWYPRGQYHRHHRKLDPPKDR